GCTTGTTCCGACCCGGCCACATTGGCAGAATCCAGCACTTGCATCGATGTCATTGCCCCGCAGGCAATCGCGGCCAAGCGCGTGATCATCCTGGCATTGGGCAAGGCCGAAGCCGTGACCGCGCTGTCGCTGGCGCGCGCCGGCGGCGCCCTGGCCGCGCATCTGGAAAGCAAGGGCGAAAGCACGGCCACCCTTGTCCTCGACCCCACTGCCGATGTGTGCCAGTCCGGTGCCGAAATCCTGGCGCGCGTCGCGCTTGGCATGCGGCTGCGCAGGTATCGTTTCGACATGCGCAATCAGCGGCAGGGTGCCGGAGCGGATCGAACCCTGCGGGTACAATTGGTCGGCGCAAGCGACGCGGAACTCGCCCCGGCGCTGGCGCGGATCAATGCGATCGCCGACGGCGTCGAATATGCCCGGACGCTGGTCAACTTGCCGCCGAACCATCTCCACCCCGACAGTTTCCACGATCATCTGGAGCCTTTGCGCGAAGCCGGGATCGAGGTCGAAATGCTCGATGCGGCGCAGCTGACGGAGCTCGGCATGAACGCGTTGCTCGCTGTCGGAGCAGGCTCGGTGCGCGCGCCGCGCGTCGCCGTTCTGCGCTATCGCGGCAAAGGCTCGCCCGCGCAGCCACTTGCCTTCGTCGGCAAGGGCGTCTGCTTCGATTCCGGCGGCCTCTGCATCAAGGGCGGATCGCAGATGTTCGACATGAAGGGGGACATGGGTGGCGCGGCCGCCGTGGTCGGCTTGCTGATCGCGCTGGCCAGGCAGGGCAGCCCCGTCCATGCGGTCGGCGTGCTCGGCATCGCCGAAAACATGCCGTCCGGCACCGCGTTGAAACCCCGCGACATCATCACCACTGCCTCGGGACAGACTGTCGAAGTGTTCGACACGGACGCGGAGGGTCGCCTGTTGCTGGCAGACTGTCTCTACTACGCCGCCACACGTTTCAACCCATCGGTGATCGTCGATCTGGCCACGCTGACCTATTCGGTGACCCGAGGCCTGGGCTCGATATTCGCAGGGCTGTTCAGCACCGACGATGCGCTCGCCTCGCAGATGATCGCGGCGGGGGAAACGGTGGGCGAACGGTTCTGGCGACTGCCGCTTGACCGCGCCTACGACGAGGGCCTGAAGTCGCCATTCGCCGATCTCAGGCATCACGCCAAGGATATGGAAGATGGCGATGCCCCCTACGCCGCGGCCTTCCTGCGCCATTTCACGGAAGACCGCCCCTGGGTGCACCTCGACATCGCAAGCAAGGAATTGACCGACACCGATCGTCCGCTCGCCAGGCAGGGCGCCACGGCGTTCGGCGTGCAGATGCTGGAGGAATGGGTGCAGGCCAACCGGGCCAAGAACTAGACGGCGGTGGCGCGGGGTACCGACAATATGCCTTCAACAATGCCAGGAACCGGAATGTCGTCAGGGATCAATCGCAAGGAAGGACGCGCCGCCTTCGGTGGCTACGAAACCTGGTACCGGATCAGTGGCGAGCTCGGCGACAAAGCGCCGGTGGTGATCCTGCATGGCGGCCCCGGCGTCGCGCACAACTATGTCGATGCCTACAAGCTTCTCGCCTGCGGGGGTCGCGCCGTCATCCATTATGACCAGTTGGGATGCGGCAATTCCACATTGTTGCCGGAGAAGGGCGCCGATTTCTGGACGCCACAACTTTTCATCGACGAGCTTGAAAACCTGGTCGACCACCTTGGCATCCGCAGTGGCTTCCATGTGCTCGGCCAGAGCTGGGGCGGCATGTTGGGGGCTGAATATGCAGTGACACGCCCGCAAGGCTTGAAGTCGCTGACGATCGCCAATTCGCCGGCTTCCATGAAGCTGTGGGTCGAAGAAGCGAACCGGCTTCGCGCCGACCTGCCGGAGGACGTCCAGGAAACCCTGACCCGGCATGAAAAGGCCGGCACGACCGACCATCCGGACTATCAGCAGGCAACGATGGTGTTTTACGAGCGGCATGTCTGCCGTGTCGTGCCCTTTCCGCCGGAAGTGGCGGAAAGCTTCGCCCAGGTGGCGCGCAATCCCACCGTCTACAATGTGATGAACGGGCCGAACGAGTTCCACGTCATCGGCACGCTGAAGAACTGGACTATCGTCGACCGCCTGGCAGCCATCGATGTTCCCACCCTGATCATCTCCGGACGTTACGACGAGGCCACACCCGCGACCGTGCAGCCCTACAAGGACGGCATCAAGGGATCGCGCTGGGAGATATTCGAGCATTCCAGCCACATGCCGCATGTGGAAGAGCAAGAACGCTGCATGCGGGTGGTGGGAGACTTCCTGGACCACAACGACAGCTAAGAAAAGGGGAATCAAGAATGAAGAAACTGCTCTTGGCGGCTTCGGCCGCGGCACTCTTGGCCGGCACATGGCTGGCTCCGGCACAGGCCGAATATCTCAAGGAACATCGCGGTGGCACCATTCGCCTTCTGGCCCGCGCCGCGGCCGGAACGCTCGACCCGCATATCAACTACACCGATCAGGGCTGGCAGATGTACCAGCCGATCTATGACGGCCTGGTCGCCTTTCGCAAAGCCGAAGGCATGGACGGCTTCACCATCGTCCCCGACCTGGCAGAGGCGCTGCCGCAAGTCAGCAATGACGGCAAGACCTTCACTTTCAAGCTGCGCAAGGGCATCAAGTTCTCCAGCGGCCAGGACCTCGGCGTGAAGGACGTGGTCGCCTCGTTCCAGCGCATCTTCAAGATTTCGGGACCAACCTCCGGCACCTTCTATGCCGGCATCGTCGGCGCCGACAAATGCCTGGCCGACACCAAGAGCTGTACGCTCGAAGGCGGCATCGTCGGCGACGAGGCGGCCGGAACGGTTACGATCAACATCATCAAGCCGGATGCCGAACTTCTCTACAAGCTGGCGTTGCCGCATGCCGTGACCCTGCCGGCGGATACGCCCGCAGAAGACATGGGATCCAGGCCCATTCCCAGCACCGGCCCTTACATGATCTCCGCCTTCGACCCCAACAAGGGCATGACAGTTTCCCGCAATCCGCATTTCAAGCAGTGGAGCGAGGAAGCCCAGCCGGACGGCTATCCCGATGTCGTCCAATATGATTTCGGCCTCTCCGAGGAAGCGGCGGTCACCGCGATCCAGAACGGCGAAGCGGACTGGATGTTCGACCCGCTGCCAAGCGACCGCCTGGTCGAGCTCGGCACCAAGTTCAAGGACCAACTCCACATCTCGCCACTTTCCGCATGGTGGTATGCCCCGCTCAACACCCGCCTCGCGCCGTTCGACAATGAAAAGGCGCGGCAGGCAGTGGCCTATGCGGTCGATCGCAACACTCTGGTCAAGCTGTTCGGCGGCAAGGTGCTTGGCGCTCCGGTGTGCCAGGTTCTGCCGCCAGACTTCCCCGGCCACGAGGATTATTGCCCCTTCACCAAGAACCCCGGCGCCAAATGGTCGGCACCTGATCTCGACAAGGCCAAGCAGCTTGTCGAGGAATCCGGCACCAAGGGCCAGAAGGTGACCATCATCGTCGAGGACACCGCCGTATCGCGGTCGATCGGCGTCTATCTGCAGAGCGTGCTGACCAGCATCGGCTATGCCGCCGACGTCAAGCCGATCTCGACCAACATCCAGTTCACCTACATCCAGAACACCAACAACAAAGTGCAGATGTCGGTGACCCAGTGGTACAAGGACTATCCCGCAGCTTCGGACTTCCTGAACATCCTGTTCAGCTGCGCATCTTTCCGTGAAGGCTCCGACGCTTCGATCAACATTTCGGGCTTCTGCGACAAGGATATCGACGCCAAGATGCAGAAGGCACTGGACCTCGGCGTCACCGACCAGAAAGCGGCCGACAAGATGTGGGCCGAAATCGATAAGCAGGTGACCGACAAGGCGCCGGCCGTCGGCCTCTTTACGCCGAAGCGGCTCGACTTCGTCAGCAAGCGCCTGGGCAATTTCAAGTTCAATCGGCAGTTCAACTGGATGATCACCCAGTCCTGGGTGCAGTAACGAACCGCGAGGGGACACGTCCGTGTCGATTGAAGCCGTTGCCGTGCCGCGCAAGACGCGAGGGCCTTGGGCCGTCGCGCTTGCGAAGCTGACAAGGAACAGGGCCGCCATGGCGTCCCTGGCCGTGTTCCTCCTCATCGTCCTCGCCTGTTTCAGTGCGCCCTTGTATGCGCACTGGGCAGGTGTGGACCCATTCGCCTCTACGCTCGACGCCACCATCCAGATCGACGGCGTCGACGTTCCGGTGATGGAGCAGTCGACGGAGGGGCTCGGGCTTGGCTACACGCCGCTCGGTCCGACCTGGCGGCTTGGCAACTACTTTCTCGGCGCGGACAGCCAGGGCCGGGATGTCATGGCCAGGATGCTCTATGGTGGGCTCAGCTCGCTGTTGATCTCCGGGGCGGCCACCATCTTCACCCTGATCCTCGGCACGGCGGCGGGCCTGATCGCCGGCTATTTCGGCGGGATCACCGACACGGTGCTGTCGCGTTTTCTCGACGTCTTGTGGGCATTTCCGATCTATCTTCTGGCGATCTCGCTTTCCATCGTCACGATTGCGCAAGGCATTTCGATCGGGCCGATCGTCATCCAATCCGGCAGCCTATGGCTGCCTGTCATCATCATCGGCATCGTCTATGTGCCCTATGTGGCGCGCCCCATCCGCGGACAGGTTCTGTCGTTGCGCAACAGCGAATTCGTGATGGCGGCCATCAATCTCGGCGTGCCGGGATCGCGCATCCTTTGGCGCGACATCCTGCCCAACATCACCACCACGCTCATCGTGTTCGTGCCGTTGATGATGGCACTGAACATGCTTACGGAATCAGCCCTCTCCTTCCTTTCGATCGGCGTGCAGCCACCGGCCGCAAGCTGGGGCACGATCATCCAGGATGGGCAGGCGCTGCTTTATACGCGACCGCTGGTGGCATTGGCGCCGGGCCTTGCCATCGCGATTTCCGTGATGGCGCTCAATGTCTTCGGCGACGGTCTGCGCGACGCGCTCGACCCGCGCTCCAAGGTTCGGCTGGGGCGCGACTGATGATCTACGCGATCCTGCGCCGTTTCGGTCAGATGCTGTTCGTAATGTTCGGCATCTCGGTCATCGTCTTCCTGATTTTCTTCGCCACGCCGGGCGCCGACCCGGCGGCGCGCATCGCTGGCCGCAACGCTTCCCCCGAAGTGCTGGAAGCGGTGCGCCACAACTTCGGTTTCGACCAACCGCTCTACGTGCAATATGTGCGGATGATGGAGAAGATCTTCATCACCGGCGACCTGACCTCCTTCGTCAATCGCGGCTGGAAAGTGGTGCCGGCGGTGCTGGATTCCATCCCGGTCACGCTTTCGCTGGTATTCGGGGCGGCGATCCTGTGGGTGGTCGTGTCGGTCATCATCGGTATCGTCGCAGCAGCGACCCGCGACAGCTGGCTCGACAAACTACTGATGGCGCTGGGACTGCTCGGCATCTCCATGCCAGTCTACTGGCTGGGCGAGGTGATGAACCTGATCACCCAGAGCCGCTACCACGACAGCTGGTTGTTCTCCTGGGTACCGCCGCTCGGCTACAAGAATTTCTCCGACGACCCGAAGGGCTGGTTCCTGACACTGGTCATCCCATGGATCACGCTCGCCATCCTCTATATCGGCATCTATGGGCGGGTGCTGCGGGCGGCGATCATCGAATCGATGCAGGAAGACTATATCCGCACGGCCCGCGCCAAGGGCCTGTCGGAGACGCGCATCCTGCTGCGCCACGCGCTGCGCACTTCACTCATCGCTTTCGTGACCCTGTTCGGACTCGACTTCGGCGCACTGGTGGGCGGCTCGGCTTTGCTTACCGAGGTGGTCTTCGGACTGCATGGCATCGGCAAACTCACCTATGACGCGCTGCAGAACCTCGACCTGCCGATGATCATGGCGACGGTCATGTACGCTTCCATGTTCGTGGTCGTTGCCAACGCAGTGGTCGATTTCGTCTACATTCTTCTCGATCCGCGCGTGAGGACGTCATGATGCTGTCTGTGCGTGACCTTCGGGTATCGTTCCGCACCGATGACGGCCTGGTGCGGGCCATCGACGGCGTTTCCTTCGACCTCGAGGAAGGCGAGATCCTCGGCGTGGTCGGCGAATCCGGCTCCGGCAAGACCGTATCACTGCTGGCGGTCATGGGCCTGATCACCGACCCCAATGCGGTGATCGAAGGCTCGATCCGCTACAAGGGCCGTGAATTGGTGGGATTGCCGGCGCGCGAACTCAGGCGCCTGCGCGGCAATGAGATCGCCATGATCTTCCAGGACCCGATGACGGCACTGACCCCGGTCTACACGATCGGCTGGCAGATCGCCGAACAGATCCGCGCGCATAGAACTATCAGCAAGACCAAGGCCCTGGAGCGCGTCGAGGAACTGTTGGCCGAGGTGAATTTCCCCAATCCGCGCGAGGCGATGTCGCGCTACCCGCACCAGCTTTCCGGCGGCATGCGCCAACGGGCGGTGATCGCCATGGCGCTGTCCTGCAATCCCGCGCTGCTGGTGGCGGACGAGCCGACCACCGCGCTCGACGTCACCGTGCAAGCCGGCATCCTCGATCTCGTGCGCAAGCTGCGCGCGACGCACAATTCCGCGGTCGTCTTCATTACGCATGACATGGGCGTTGTTTCCGAACTCGCCGACCGCGTCATGGTCATGTATGCCGGCCGCGTGGTGGAACGCGGCGGTCGTGCGGAGCTGTTCTCGGATCCGCGACACCCCTACACGCGTGCCCTGCTCGGCTCGATCCCGCCGCTGACTGGCGAGAAGCCGCGCCGACTGCCGGCCATTCCCGGCTCACCGCCGTCGCTGCTGCGATTGCCGCAAGGTTGCGCCTTCGGGCCACGCTGCCCGGTACAGTACGAACCTTGCGTGGCAGGCAAGCCGAACCTTGGCGACGGCACCCACGCTGCGGCTTGCTTCCGGGTGGCGCAAGCATGAGCGGACCGATGACCGACCAAGACCGGCCAATTCTCGAAACGCGCGCGCTCGGCAAACGTTTCTCGATCGGCAGCCGCTTTTCCAGCGAGGGCAAGCGAACCGTCCATGCGGTGGACAATGTTTCGCTGACGGTCCGGCGTGGGGAGACCGTCGGGCTGGTCGGTGAGTCCGGCTGCGGCAAGTCCACGCTGGCGCGTTGCCTGGTCCGGCTCTATGACATCACCGACGGCGAATTGCTGTTCGAAGACGACGACATCACTTCGAAGTCGCTGGGCGAACTCAGGCCGCTGCGGCGGCGTCTGCAAATGGTCTTCCAGGACCCTTCGGCCTCGCTCAACCCGCGTCGGCGCGTCGGCGACCTGGTGGCGGAGCCGCTGCGCATCCACACCAAGCTTTCGTCGGGCGAGATCGCCAAGCGCGTGGCGGAACTGTTCGATCTTGTCGGCCTGCTGCCGGATCACGTCATGCGCTATCCGCATGAATTTTCCGGCGGGCAGCGCCAGCGTGTCGGCATCGCGCGTGCTATCGCGCTCAACCCGGACCTTGTCGTGCTCGACGAACCCGTCTCGGCGCTTGACGTGTCGGTGCAGGCGCAGATCGTCAACCTGCTCGCCGATCTCCAGGAGAAGTTGAAACTTACCTACATCTTCATCGCACACGACCTGTCGGTGGTGCGACAGGTTTCGACCCGCATCGCGGTCATGTATCTCGGTTCGATCGTGGAAGAAGGCCCGGCGGAAGAGGTCTTTTCGGCACCGGCTCATCCTTACAGCCAGGCGCTGATTTCCGCCGTTCCCGTCGTGGAGACGACGCCGAGCGGCACGCGCCGGCGCATCATCCTGACCGGCGACGTGCCAAGTCCGCTCAATCCGCCATCCGGCTGCCGTTTCCATCCCAGATGTCCGATCGCCACCGACCGATGCCGTACGGAGCGACCGGAGCCAAGAGAGCATCGGCCAGGCCGCAAGGTCGCCTGCCACTATCCAACGATCTAGTGCGGACCCGCGCAGCAACCGGGCCTTGCGCGGGAAGCTAGGGGTTTTGCCTGGCGCTGGCGAGCTTTGCCTGCAGGACAACGACGACCAGCAGGAACGCACCACGGATGACCGACTGCCAGTAGGCCGACAGGGAGATGACGCCGAGCCCATTCTCGAAATTGAGAATGTTGAAGACCATGGCGAGCAGCAGCGCGCCCGCCATCGTTGCCCCGACGGAGCCGACGCCGCCTGAAAGCACGGTGCCGCCGACGACGACCGAGGAGATCGCAAAGAGCTCCCAGCCGACACCTTCGGTGGGCTGTCCGGCGCCGAACTGGGCGGCCAGGATGACGCCGGCGAGACCCGCTAGAAGCCCGGAGGCGGCATAGACGCCAAACAGGGTGCGTTCCACCTTCAAACCCATCAGCTTCGCGGTGGCTTCGCCGTCGCCGATCGCCAGAATACGGCGACCGACGGGGTGTCGCTCCAGTGCGACCCAACCCGCGACATAGGCAGCGATCGCGATCCAGGCCGGGATCGGAAAGCCAAGGAAATCGTCCTGACCGATCAAGGTGAAAGCGGTGTCGTAGGAAACCGATACCGACTGATTGCCGGCCAGCAGCAATGCGGTGCCATAACTGGCCAGCATTGCAGCGAGCGTGGCGATGAAGGGTTGAATGCGCAGCCGCGTCACGACAAGGCCGTTGATCATTCCAACGCCGAGGCCGGCGAGCAATCCGCCAGCGAGCCCGACCGCCCAGCCATAGGGCGACAACAACGCTGCGACGACACTCGCCATGGCAGCCGTGCCACCGACCGAGAGATCGATGCCACCCGTCATGATCACCAGCGCCATGCCCAGTGCAATCAGCATGAACATGGAATTGTAACGCAGGAAGGACAGGATGTTGTAGCTCGACAGGAAGTGGTCGTAGCGCAGCGCGCCGAAAATCAGCAGAGCGACCACCACCGTGATGACGCATAACCTGGCAAGCTGCAGATTGGAGCGCGGAACAAATGCCTCCAGGATGGTCTGGCTCGAAGGTGTCTGCGTCATGTCCGACCGGGGCCCGCGCTTTGCTGGATGTAGACGGCGGCGACGATGAGCGCCGCCTTGACGACAAGGGCGGCAGCATCGGGCACGCCGTTGGCGAGAAGCGTGTAGCGGACGAGCTGGATGACGCAGGCGCCGAGCAGAGTGCCAAGAATGTTCGCCCTGCCGCCCGTCAACAGCGTGCCGCCGACCGCGACCGCGGCAATGGCGTCGAGTTCCATGCCGAGCCCGACCAGATTGGCATCGCTGGCCGAATTGCGCGCCACCACGATCAACCCGGCAAGGCCTGCCAGAACACCACTGATGAGATAGACGAGACGCTTGACCCGCTGCGCCGGAATGCCCGAGAGACGCGCCGCCTTCTCGTTGCCACCGACCGCGAGAATCTGCCGCCCGAGAGCGGTTCTCTTGACCAGGAAGGCGGCTGCGGCCACCACCACGATCATGATCAGCACCTGCGTCGGAATTCCAAACACATAACCGAGCGCAACGAATTGGAAGGCGTCGTTCTTGAACACCTGGAGATTGCCGTTGGTCATGACCTGGGCGATGCCTCGCCCGGCGGTGAACAACACCAGCGTCGCCACGATCGGCTGGATCGAATAGCGGGTGACGAGGAAGCCGTTGAACCAGCCCAGCATCGCCACCACGATGAGCGGCAGAATGAACGCCAGAGGCAGCGTAAGCAATGGGTTGACCGTGGGCACGATCGTGCCCTGCAGAATCATCGGCGCGAGCGCGCCGGCGATCGCCATCAGCGAGCCGACGGAAAGATCTATACCGCCGGTGGCGATCACCAACGTCATGCCGACCGCGACGATGACGATCGTGGCCACCTGGGTCAGGTTCACGTTGAAGGTCTGCAGCGACAAGAAGTTCGGCGTGGCGATGGCGTTGAAGACAATGAGCAGGATCAAAGCGACGAAAGTGCCATAACGGCTCAACCAAGAGGCAAGATTGAAAGGCAGTTTGCGCCGGCTGGCGGCCCCTTCCGCCGCGCTCAAGCGGTCACCTCCTGATGAGCCATCGCTGACATGAGATTGGCCTCGGTGATCTCGTCCGACGCAAGCCGTCGCACCGACTTGCCGTCACTGAGAACAGTGACGCTGTCGGCGGCCGCGATCAACTCTTCGAGTTCCGACGAGATCATCAGGACACTCAGGCCTTCGTCGGCAAGACCGCGCAGCAATTTGAGGATCTCCGCCTTGGCGCCGACGTCGATGCCGCGCGTCGGCTCGTCGACGATCAACAGGCGCGGGTCCATGCACAGCCATCGGGCCAAAAGCACCTTCTGCTGGTTGCCGCCGGAGAGTTCCCGAATTGGCTGCTCGGGCGAGGAGCATTTTATGCCGAGTGCCTGGATATATTTCTCGACGATGCCGCGCTGGGCAACCCTGTCGACAAGGCCGGCCTTCTGCAGCCTTGGCAAGATCGCCAATGTCATGTTCTCGCGCACGCTCATCTCGGGCACGATGCCCTCGACCTTGCGATCCTCGGAAACGAAGCCCATGCCGTCGCGGATCGCATCTGCGGGCGCGGCGTAGTCGGCCGCACGGCCGGCCATGGTTACCGACCCGCGCTCCTTGCGGTCGGCGGCATAGATCAGCCTGGCGGTTTCAGTGCGGCCCGCCCCCAGAAGGCCGGCAAGGCCGGCGATTTCGCCCTTACCGATCGCCAGCGAAACGTCGCGCACCCTGACGCCGGCGCCGAGATTGCTGACATTGACGAGTGAGTTACCGTCGCCATCGCCATGCGCCCGCTTCTTGGCTGTGAAGGCGGCCAGTTCCTTGCCCAGCATGGTCTTGACCAGCGCGACCTTGGATATGTCCTTCATCGGACTAACCGCGACAGTGCGGCCGTCGCGCATGATGGTGACGCGGTCGCAAATCGCGTAAAGCTCATCCAGCCGGTGGCTGATGAAGATGGCGGCAACGCCGTCTGCCTTGAGCGTCCGCATCGTTTCGAACAGCACCTCCACCTCCTGTTCGTCCAGCGAGGAGGTCGGTTCGTCGAGGATGAGAAGCCTTGCGTTCTGGGTGACTCCGCGCGCGATTGCCACCATCTGCCGAGTGGCGGCGCCGAAATCCTGCAACGGCCGGTTCACGTCGATGTCCAGCTTGAACCGACTGAGAACGGTCCTTGCCGCAGCCTGCATTCTGGCCCGATCGACGAGGCCGAAACGACGCGGCTCGCGAGCCAGGAAGATGTTCTCGGCCACAGTGCGGTTCTGCGCCAGGTTGATTTCCTGATAGATGGTGGCGATGCCAGCCGCCTGGCTCTCGGCGGTCGAGGCGAAGCGCACGTCCCTGCCCTGGAACCGTATGGTGCCCGCATCGCAGGAATGCGCACCCGTCAAGATCTTGATCAATGTGGACTTGCCGGCGCCGTTCTGGCCGATCAGGGCCATGATCTCGCCCGGCTCGATGTCCAGCCCGGCGTTCGTCAGAACCTGGACATCGCCGAAGCTCTTGTTGATGCCTTTCATCGACAACAGCATCGCAACCCTCCCGTTGTCGACGATCATTACACCCAGTCGCGGCATGGCCAAAGAGTGCGGCCGGAACGGTCCTCGTGACGCTCCGGCCGCCAAGTCCTGGGATGCGATCAGTAAGCGCTGCCAACCTCGGCCGAAGCGTTGGCCGTGTCGTAGAACTTGTCGGTGTTCTTCACCCACGCCTCGATCTTGTCGCCGGCGGCATAGCGCTTCAGCGTTTTGTAGGCGATCGGGCCGAAACGCGGATTGCACTCGACCACGGCGCCGATCTTGCCATCGGCGATCGCCTTTACCGCTTCCTTGCCGCCGTCGATCGACAGGACAAGCACATCCTTGCCCGGCTTCTTGCCAGCGGCCTCAAGCGCCGCGATGGCACCCAGCGCCATCTCGTCGTTGTGGGCGTAGACAATATTGGCGTCGGGATGCGCCTGAAGCAGCGCCTCGGCGACCTGGCGTCCCTTGTCGCGAGAAAAGTCACCGGACTGTGAAGCGACGATCTGGAACCCGCCGGCAGCCTTGATCGCGTCATCGAAACCCTTCTTGCGGTCGTTGGCTGGCGAAGACCCGGTGGTGCCTTCGAGCTCGATGATCTTGGTCTTGCCATTGGCATTCTTGACCAGCCATTCAGCAACACGCTTGCCCTCCTCGACGAAGTCCGAGCCGATGAAGGTGACGTAGTCCTTGCCAGCGGTCGCCAGTTTCGGGTCGACGCTACGGTCCAGAAGGATGACGGGGATGCCGGCTTTCTTCGCTGCCAGCACCGCCGGGATCAGCGGCTTCTCCTCGCGCGGCGCCAGGAAGATCAGGTCGACGCCCTGGGCGATCATCGAGTTGACGTCGGCGACCTGCTTGGCAGCGGAACCGGCCGCATCCGTGTAGACGAACTGATAGCCGAGTTTGGCCGCCTCGGCCTTCATGCTCTCGGTCTGGGCGATACGCCAAGGATTGTTGGATTCGGTCTGGGCGAAACCGACCTTGTAGGTTTCCTTCTTCTTGAGCGACGGCAATTCCGCGGCCGTGGCGAGGCCGGATACCAGGGTCAGCGCGCCAACGGCGCTTGCTGCATACAAAAAGCTGCGGCGGGTCAGTGACATGAGAGGCTCCTCCAATTGAACAGCCGGCTCCTCCAGCCGGGCAAACGCGCGGTTTGCGGATCACCAAGTTATCCTACGATCATTTTATTAGCAGTCAATGGCCAGATTGCGTGGCGCCGCTGTTTCGGAAAGCGCTGCGGGCGCGACACAGCTCGAACCAAAAAGGTCCATTCTTTAGCCAATAATCGGCCAATTAGCTGACTCGACAATCAAATTTGGCGATCGCGACATAGCTGTCGCGATCAATATCCGTCACCAATGATAAGATTATCATTCTTGCTAAATTTATGATCATCGCTTGAAAACATTAAGATCTAGCGCGTATGATCATCGCGACTCCTCGATGATCGCCATCTGCGGGAACGGTTATGGACCCAGATCGAAAGCCAGCGCCGTGACGCAGAATAACGGCACCGAAAAGCGCCAGGGGCGGCCGACGATGACGGATGTCGCCCGCATCGCCGGCGTGTCGCAGTCGAGCGTGTCCCTGGTGCTCAACCAGATGACCGGCGCGCGCATCTCGCAGGAAACTAGGCAACGCGTTCTCGAAGCGGCGAGGCAGGTGAATTATCAACTGCCGGGGATCAGGCGTGAGATCGCGCCCGCCAGCGACGCGCGCACCATCGCCTTCATCGTCGATGAGATTTCGACCAGTCCACACCCGGTCGTCAGCTTCGACGGCGCTCGCGATTTCGCCTTCGAACAGGATTTCCTGGTTGCCGCCTATGTGACGCGCTCCAACCCCGAGCTCGAGGCGGCGACGGTCGAAGCAATCCGGCGCGACAAATCGATCGTCGGCGTGATCTATGCGTCGATCTTCACCCGGCGCGTGACGGTGCCCCCTGCACTCAACGGCATCCCCACCGTGCTGT
The genomic region above belongs to Mesorhizobium terrae and contains:
- a CDS encoding ABC transporter ATP-binding protein — its product is MTDQDRPILETRALGKRFSIGSRFSSEGKRTVHAVDNVSLTVRRGETVGLVGESGCGKSTLARCLVRLYDITDGELLFEDDDITSKSLGELRPLRRRLQMVFQDPSASLNPRRRVGDLVAEPLRIHTKLSSGEIAKRVAELFDLVGLLPDHVMRYPHEFSGGQRQRVGIARAIALNPDLVVLDEPVSALDVSVQAQIVNLLADLQEKLKLTYIFIAHDLSVVRQVSTRIAVMYLGSIVEEGPAEEVFSAPAHPYSQALISAVPVVETTPSGTRRRIILTGDVPSPLNPPSGCRFHPRCPIATDRCRTERPEPREHRPGRKVACHYPTI
- a CDS encoding ABC transporter permease yields the protein MTQTPSSQTILEAFVPRSNLQLARLCVITVVVALLIFGALRYDHFLSSYNILSFLRYNSMFMLIALGMALVIMTGGIDLSVGGTAAMASVVAALLSPYGWAVGLAGGLLAGLGVGMINGLVVTRLRIQPFIATLAAMLASYGTALLLAGNQSVSVSYDTAFTLIGQDDFLGFPIPAWIAIAAYVAGWVALERHPVGRRILAIGDGEATAKLMGLKVERTLFGVYAASGLLAGLAGVILAAQFGAGQPTEGVGWELFAISSVVVGGTVLSGGVGSVGATMAGALLLAMVFNILNFENGLGVISLSAYWQSVIRGAFLLVVVVLQAKLASARQNP
- a CDS encoding ABC transporter permease → MSAAEGAASRRKLPFNLASWLSRYGTFVALILLIVFNAIATPNFLSLQTFNVNLTQVATIVIVAVGMTLVIATGGIDLSVGSLMAIAGALAPMILQGTIVPTVNPLLTLPLAFILPLIVVAMLGWFNGFLVTRYSIQPIVATLVLFTAGRGIAQVMTNGNLQVFKNDAFQFVALGYVFGIPTQVLIMIVVVAAAAFLVKRTALGRQILAVGGNEKAARLSGIPAQRVKRLVYLISGVLAGLAGLIVVARNSASDANLVGLGMELDAIAAVAVGGTLLTGGRANILGTLLGACVIQLVRYTLLANGVPDAAALVVKAALIVAAVYIQQSAGPGRT
- a CDS encoding sugar ABC transporter ATP-binding protein — translated: MLLSMKGINKSFGDVQVLTNAGLDIEPGEIMALIGQNGAGKSTLIKILTGAHSCDAGTIRFQGRDVRFASTAESQAAGIATIYQEINLAQNRTVAENIFLAREPRRFGLVDRARMQAAARTVLSRFKLDIDVNRPLQDFGAATRQMVAIARGVTQNARLLILDEPTSSLDEQEVEVLFETMRTLKADGVAAIFISHRLDELYAICDRVTIMRDGRTVAVSPMKDISKVALVKTMLGKELAAFTAKKRAHGDGDGNSLVNVSNLGAGVRVRDVSLAIGKGEIAGLAGLLGAGRTETARLIYAADRKERGSVTMAGRAADYAAPADAIRDGMGFVSEDRKVEGIVPEMSVRENMTLAILPRLQKAGLVDRVAQRGIVEKYIQALGIKCSSPEQPIRELSGGNQQKVLLARWLCMDPRLLIVDEPTRGIDVGAKAEILKLLRGLADEGLSVLMISSELEELIAAADSVTVLSDGKSVRRLASDEITEANLMSAMAHQEVTA
- a CDS encoding ABC transporter substrate-binding protein, giving the protein MSLTRRSFLYAASAVGALTLVSGLATAAELPSLKKKETYKVGFAQTESNNPWRIAQTESMKAEAAKLGYQFVYTDAAGSAAKQVADVNSMIAQGVDLIFLAPREEKPLIPAVLAAKKAGIPVILLDRSVDPKLATAGKDYVTFIGSDFVEEGKRVAEWLVKNANGKTKIIELEGTTGSSPANDRKKGFDDAIKAAGGFQIVASQSGDFSRDKGRQVAEALLQAHPDANIVYAHNDEMALGAIAALEAAGKKPGKDVLVLSIDGGKEAVKAIADGKIGAVVECNPRFGPIAYKTLKRYAAGDKIEAWVKNTDKFYDTANASAEVGSAY